Genomic window (Cellulosilyticum lentocellum DSM 5427):
TTCCAGTTAAAGTTGATAAATGGGCACTTGAAGGATTAGATATTATAACAAGTCAGATTAAAGAAGCAAAAGAGTTTAATCCATGCCTTAATATACTAGGAGTATTAATCACAGCATTCAAGAAAAATGACATTAATGAAGCAGGTGAAGAGTGGATAAGGAAAAAAAGTGGATATCCAGTATTTGAGACAAAGATAAGAAGAACAGAAAAAGCAGATGAAGCCACATTTTTTGAGAAGCCAGTTGGAGAGTATTCAACTAGAAGTGCAGCAGCAAGGGACTACAAAGCGTTAACATTAGAATATTTGAGATTAACGGAAGAGTAGGTGGAAACTATGGCGAAGTTTAGTATTAGTGATCTAATGAATAACAAGAGCAAGGAGCAGCTAAACAAAGAGGTATATAGGCATATTAAAGTTAAACCACAAGATATGATACCTTCCGAAGATAATTTTTATTCTATGGACAGTATAGAGGAACTAGCAAAATCAATACTATTGGTTGGATTACAACAGCCAATAGTATTAGCTAAAGTAGAAGAAAGCTACAAGATCATAAGTGGACATAGAAGAAGAAAAGCTATCTTATGGTTAATAGAGCAAGGATATAGCCAATTTGAAGAAATGGAAAGTCTATATACTGAAATGTCACAGAGTATGTTAAATCTATCGCTAATCATTGGTAATGCATTTACTAGAAAAATGACTGATTACGATTTGCTAGTACAGGAGCAGAGATTAAAAGAGGCACTAATTAAAGCTAAAGAAGCAGGAGAAATAGAGATAAAAGGTAAGCTTAGAGATTGCATAGCAGAATTGTTAGGAATGAGTAGTACAAAGGTAGCACAGATAGAGGCTATCAATAATAATTTAGCAGAGGAAGTAAAAGAAGAGGTTATGAAAGGACAAGTAAGTTTTAGTAGTGCCTATGAAATGAGTAAAATTGAGCCAGAGCAGCAGAAAGAAGTGTTAGAAAAAGCAAAAGAGATAGAGGCAACAGGAAAAGATATTAAGCAAATGGTAATAGAGAAAAGAGAGCAGCAAAAGAAAGAGGAAATGGACAAAGAAGCCGAACCGACATTAAGAAGAACAGTAGGAGAGGAACAGATAGGACAAGTTATAAAGGTGTCAGAATCTAACACCATCAAAGCACCAATACAGATTGTTGAGTTTAAAGTACCAGATGTATTACAGCAGTTATTAGAAATGTATCACCTTATACAAGAGGATGAGTTCATAAAGATTTTAGAAATATATCAAGCATGCAACGAAAGGATGAATGAAAATAACTGAAAAGATGTTAGCAAAGTGTTTTTTTATTGTTAGCTAGAATACGAAGTTCTAGAAAAGACTTATAGAATTTTAGGATAAAAAAATAGGAGCCAATGAGGCTCCAGCAAGAGATTACTTACCTTTCTTTTCAGCTTGTTTCTGAGCAGTTGTTGTTAGTATTTTTGAGAATAAATTATCACGCTCATGTCGATTTATATACCATTCCTTCATAAGTAACTCAATTAATACTATGAGATTTTCAGCTTCAGAAGGGTCAATATCTATAATGACACTAGTATCCTTCTCCATATGAGCACCAATATTACCAAGTTTTCGTAGTCCATCAAGTGCAGACCATAAGTCAGCTGGGATTTTTCCGTTTAATTCAGATATTTCATCGTACAAACTTCCCTTACTTATTTTCCAAAAGTCTCTAATCATACCTTGTAAACAACGTCTAGAAAGAGTGGCTGAAGCTTTTGGACTTAAATTAACAATGGCACAAGCTTCTTGGTAATCATTTCTGATTTGTTCAGGTATGTAGTCTGGGAATTGTTTGGCAACTGAATTAGGGTAAAAATTAGATGTCATATCTTTAACCTGATTTCCAACTCCGGTTACTTTAATTGTTGACTTCATACATGATGGGCAGTTGTAAAAAGTTATTCTTACGGTTGAGCTATGACAATGGTTTTGCGAAATACTTATTATATCTTCATTAGGCTTGTTAAAGCTTGGATGATATGAGCGTACGGTTGTATTATCAATTGACATAATTTGATTACAAAAAGGGCATGTAAAACCTGGCATAAAATCACATCCTTTATTATGTATTTGACTAGATTTTACACCATGTTTAGTAAGAAGAATGTCGAAACAAGTAATAAAAGAAACAATTTGACTTTTGTTTAGGTAAAAATAAAGGCCCCTATGAACTAGGAGCCAGGTATTGAGTTAGACGTGGATTAGATTACACCAAAAAGCTTAAGAATCATCAAAACATAATAAGTACTTGCAATCACTTTATAGAAAGTATCCATATCTAACTGTAAAGCTATAGTCATCATTTGCATCCTCCTCCCACATAGCAGGGAGTTTACTCTAATAGGTATTGCTATGTATATAGGTCAAATAGTTTATGGTTGATTTTACTAGAGTGATACGAAATAGATAACTATATTTATAGTAAATGATAATTTCTAAAAAGTAAATAATTTTCTGAAAAGGAGGAAAGAGTGGCGGCCGCTTAAATCTCTAGAGTACTCCTAAAAGATATGGGATTAATAGTTGATAACTTTGCAGGTGGGGGCGGTGCTTCCACAGGAATAGAACTAGCAACTGGAAGAAGTCCAGACATAGCAATTAATCATGATGAAGCAGCTATATTGATGCATAAGACTAATCACCCAAGTACAAAGCATTATCAAGAAAGTGTTTGGGATATTGATATAAAAAAGGTAACAGCAGGACAGCAAGTAGATTTAGCTTGGTTTAGTCCAGATTGTAAACACTTCTCAAAAGCTAAAGGTGGAAAGCCTTTAGAGAAAAAAATAAGAGGTTTGGCATGGATTGTTTTAAAGTGGGCAGGAACAGTAAAGCCGAGGGTAATTATTCTTGAGAACGTGGAGGAGTTTCAGACATGGGGACCTTTAAAGAAGGGACGACCTGTAAAAAGTAAAAAAGGCGACACGTTCAATAAGTGGAAAAAGCAACTTGAAGATTTAGGATACCAGGTACAGCACAGAGAGTTAAAAGCATGTGATTATGGGGCACCAACAAGCAGAAAAAGATTTTTCTTGATTGCTAGATGTGATGGTCAGCCTATAAAGTGGCCAGAACCTACACACTCAAATAAAGATAGTATAGAGGTTCAGTTTGGACTTAAGGAACCTTACAAAACAGCAGCAGATATTATTGATTGGTCTATACCCTGTAATTCTATATTTGAGAGAAGTAAGCCACTAGCAGAAAATACATTAAAAAGAATAGCTAAAGGGTTAGAGAAGTTTGTGTTTAATAATCCAGAACCTTTTATATTAAGCATTGGTCAAACAGGATTTAGCAGTGATCGTACAAGGAACATACATGAGCCAATAAACACAATAGTTAGCAAAGCAGAAGCTTGCTTGGTAGCACCTACATTGATTCAGTACCACACAGAGACAACAAAAAATGGAGTTAGAGGACAATCATTAAATGAGCCAATAAATACACTGGATGCCTCTAATAGATATGGATTAGTAAGTGCATTTATTTCTAAAGCATATGCAGGAGAAAGTAGATCAGTTGCTAGTAGCATAGATGATTGTGTACATACAATAACAGCTAGACCATGTTTTTCACTTGTAGAAGTAGCTTTGGGAGATGTAAAAGACCATTCGGAAGAGGTACAAGCATTTTTAGACAAGTACTATGGTAAAGCAGTATTTGGAGATAGGAAAGCACATGATGAGGCATTTCTAATTAAGTACTATGGACAGGGTACAGGGCAAGATATAAAGGCATCTTTAGACACGATTACAAGTAAGGATAGGTTCGGATTAGTAACTATCAAGGGTGAAGAATACAAGATTATAGATATAGGACTTAGGATGCTAGAGCCTCATGAGTTATTTGCAGCACAGGGATTTCCAAGTAACTACATAATAGACCATGATTACAAAGGGAATGTATATCCTAAGACTAAACAAGTAGCAAGATGTGGGAATGCAGTTCCTCCACCGTTTTCAAAAGCACTTGTAGAGGCTAATTGTGGTTGGTTATGTAAGAGTAAAGACGGTAAAGAAGCTATCTAAACAAAATGAATTTTTATATCTACCCCGTTGATATAGGGTAGATATAAGGTTGCTTTATTTTTGGTAAGTATCTATAAAAGCTTGCCCGGATTCAGATATGCTAGGAACAGGTTCAACACCCATTATATCAAGATGGTATTGTGGATTACCAATTACGGGAAAGTTATTTAGAAAAGCTATATTTCCAATATATCCTTTACCGATTACTAAACCTATTGCGATTTGGAATAATTCTTGATTAAAGTCAACATTAATAAATGGAATTCCAGTTGGACTTAAGTGAAAGTTATTCAGTATTTCATAGATAGCTTGATTTATTTGTTCTTTAGTATATAACATGCTTATTTCTCCTTTCTCTTTAGTATTTCAGTAAATACCTGATAAAAGAATTATAGAGTTTAAAGTAAATAAAAAATGTCGAAAACAGTAATTTAAAAAATACGAATTTAAAAAAGTTGCTAGTGTGAATTGATTCCAACTAGCAACATAGATAGTGGTTGTTATCTTAAAGATGTAAAGGCTAAATATTTTAAGTTAATTAAATCATATTCAGCTATAGGATTCTTTCCAGCAGCAGTTTCGCCTAATTCTGCTACAAATATTCTAGATTTATCACTGAGGGTGGTTAAGAGATTGTCAGCGATTTCTTTGCAAGAACATTCATCTATGGTTGATATTAACCAACTTGAATCAGTTAGTTGCAATCCACCATATTCATATTCTAGTAATTTGTTGAATGATTCAATATCATTATCACCTACTAGTTGATATGTAACTAATAACATTTTAAACATAATGCTATTTCTCCTTTCTCTTTAGTATTCCAAGCATGTACTTGATAAGAGCATTATAGAACTTAAAGTAAATAAAGAATGTCGAAAATAGTAACTAAAAAATAAGAATTTTAAGAGGTGAAACTATGAGATTTATGAAATGTGCTGATTGTCAGTATAATAGCACAAAGTATTTAAAAGGTAAGCCTGAATGGTATTGTATGTATTTTAAAATATTGTGTGAAAAAGTTACTTGTGAAAATTGCTATGATGATGAAAGTACATTACCTAATGATAAAGAAAAATATGATTAATAAAATCCAAAATTGATAAAGACATAGGAGGTATATATGACAAATGAACAGCTTGAACAAGCTAATGAAATAAAGAAAGAAATTATTACTTTAGAAGCAGAAGTTGAACAAATGATTGTACACAAAGAATCATTTATATTAAGACAGCTTAGAAAGGTTATTGATTTGCCAAGTAAGAAAACACACTACAACTTATATTGTACTAATAATCTAGACTGCATCGGAAGTACAGTTGTTTTAAGAGAAGATGAAGTGGAAATGTTGACGAACTATAAAAAACAGAGGATTGAACAGCTAAGTAAGCAGCTTGAAAGCATTTAAATAAATCTAAGAATAAGGGGTGAAGTAGATGGATGGATTAATTATTAAAACACCTTATATTGACTGGATACTAAAAGGAGAAAAGACAATAGAGTTAAGGGGATTTAATACTAGGAAGAGAGGAAAGATTGCATTAATAGAAAGTGGGACAGGTTGTGTAGTAGGGACAGTAGAGATAACAAATGCTTTTGAGATAGCTACTAAATCACAATATGAAAAGCTTAGACTAAGACATTGTGTAGGAGCAGAAAGAAAGGATATTAGATATAAGAGGCTATGGGCATGGGAACTTGAAAAGCCAGAAATGTTTGAAGAACCTATACCATATGAGCAACAGAAAGGACAGCAAGTATGGGTTAAGAATGCACTAAGATAGGAGGAGGCTACATGGGAGAAGATGCAGCAGCATTAATTAACAAACGGTTAGATGAAATGGAAAAGAAAATAATAGCAGTAGTTAAACAAGAACTTACTAAAGAGAAAATAGAAGTCAAGAGATATAATAAGAAACTACATAACTCAAAGCTATTACTTAGGAACTACAAGAGATTTCAAACACATTGTACAGAATCACAGTTCACAGCTACTCAACTAATAGATAGTGAACTAATAGAAATGATAAAGGATGCAGACAATATAGATGATAATAATATCTATATTGAAAGTATCTTAAGGACAAAAGAAAGAACAGCCATCATGTTAAATCATATTAAGCGTGTATTAGATTTCTATATGTATACAGCAGAAAGCAGTGATCAAGAGCCGTACAGAAGAAGAGCAAAGGTAATCAAGTATAAATATATTGATGGAAAAGGAAATGAAGAGATAGCAGCAAGATTAAATATACATACACGAACAGTTGATAAAGATATAGATAAGGCAATAGCAGAAATAAGCCCCTTACTATTTGGTATTGATGGGATAAAGCTAGAGTAGACAATGGGCGAAAAGTGGGCAATTGCAGGGCATATTATAAAAGTAGTATGATAAAGTTGTAAAATTAAATGGTGAATCAAATCTAGCTATATTGAAGAAGGAAAGCTAGGAGTATTAAAAATTTAACATGATTACATTACACAAAAAGAAGGAAGCTAAGTTGATAGCTTCCTTCTTTTTATTTGGAGGACATATGAACAGAAGCGAACCTAAAAGATATAAGACCAGAAGGTGGCAGTTAAAGAGAGAAAAAATCCTAAGAAGAGATAAGTACATGTGCCAGTTAAGTAAGAGATATGGAAAGAGAGTAGATGCAACAATAGTTCATCATATCTATCCTATTGAAGAGTATCCAGAGTACAAATGGTCCGACTGGAATCTCATATCATTGTGTGAAGCAGAGCATAACAAGATGCATGATAGAGTGACAAAGAAACTGACAGCAGCAGGTGAAGAGCTGATGAGAAGAACAATCCCCCCACTAAAAAATAATTAATCTAAAAACATTAGGGACCGATGGGGGGGAACATTTCCAATAGAACGCAAAATTTGAAAAAGGGGGGTAAGGCAAAAATGGCAATGACAGAAGATGAAAAAAAGATAAAGAAGATAGTTAAAAAGACTATTGCAGATCTAGAAGAAATTGCGATTTATAAACCCCAATTCAATAGCACAATTCAACTTTATGCTGAAACAAAATACCAATATGACATATTGATGAAGCAGTTCTATGAGAGTGGATGCAAGGTGACAGAAGAATATACAAACAAGGCAGGATTTACAAACGTAAGAAAGACAGCCATATATCTAGCACTTGAAACACTAAGAAGGGACATAATCAATCATGAGAATATATTGGGACTAACTCCGGCAGGCTTAAGAAAAATAAATGAAGCAGAACTAAAAGGTAAAAAGAAAAAGAGTAGGTTAATAGAGGCATTGAAGAGCATTGAGCAAAACACTTCATAAAAACTACGAAGAGGTAATAACATACGCAAAGAATGTTGTTACTAGAAAGAAAATAGCCTGCAAGGAATTAGTACAAGCCTGCAATAGATTTTTTGATGATTTAGAGAATGAAAAATACGATTTTAACCCAAGGGATGCAGAGTTTTGTATACAGATTATAGAATGTACTTTTGTTCATAACAAGGGCGAGAGTTTAGATGGTAAACCATTGCAAGGTAAACATTTTTTATTAGAACCTTGGGAGAAATTTATTATTTATAACCTAGTAGGATTCTTTCTAAAAGGGACAACTATAAGAAGATTTAAGGAAGCATTCATATTTATTCCTCGTAAGAATGGGAAGACAAGTTTTATTGCAGCATTGGCATGGTCACTTGCTTTATTGCAAAGGCGAGCAGGTTCAAGTATCTACATAACAAGCGCAGCATTAGATCAATCATTGCAAAGTTGGAAGTTTATCCACTACAACATTAAGGAAATGGAAGAAGAGGACAGCTTTAGAATACTAGATAATAACCAAGAACATTCGATATCTGGAGAGTTTGAGGATGGAAGCTTATTTATAAAGGCATTAGCAGCAAATCCAGACAGACAAGATTCTCTAAATTGTAATGTTGGGATAGCAGATGAGATACATGCTTATAAGAAAGCGAAGCAGTACAACATCATTAAAGAGGCTATGAAGGCATATACAAACAAATTAATGATAGGCATAACAACGGCAGGGGATAACATGGCAAGTTTCTGTTATAACAAGTTGCAATATTGCCTAAAGATTTTAAGTAAGACTATTACAGATGAATCCTATTTTGTTTTTGTTTGTAGAGCAGAGCAACATGAAAATGGGGATGTGGACTTTACTGATCCAGTACAGCATGAGAAGGCAAATCCAAACTATGGAATAACTATAAGGCCATCAGATATGATGGATGAGGCATTGCAAGCGCTTAATGATCCACAACAGCGCAAGGATTTCTTAGCAAAGTCACTAAATATTTACACATCAGCATTAAAAGCATATTTCAACATTGATGAGTTTAGGGAAAGTGACAAACAGTATGACTGGACAATCGAAGAACTTGCAAAATTGCCTATAACTTGGTATGGGGGCGCAGACCTTTCTAAGCTACATGACTTAACGGCAGCAGCAATATATGGCACTTATACAGTAGATGGTAAAGATATTGATATTTGTATATCTCATGCATGGTTTCCAGTTACCCAAGCACACAAGAAAGCAGATGAGGATGCAATACCTCTATTTGGTTGGAAGGATGATGGTTGGCTTGATATGTGTAACACACCAACCGTTAACTATGCAGACATAGTCAATTGGTTTATAAAGATGAAGAAAATGGGATTCAAGATAAAGCAAGTAGGCCATGATAGAAAGTTTTGCAGAGAATACTTTATCTTGATGAAGAAAAAAGGATTTAACATTATAGACCAACCACAGTACTTTTATAAAAAGTCAGAAGGCTTTAGACATATAGAGCAGAAAGCAAAAAACAAAGAGTTTTATTACTTGCACTCACAAGCGTATGAGTATTGCGTGGAAAATGTAAGTGCTGTAGAGAAGACAGATGATATGATCCAGTACGAAAAGGTAATGCCGACACAGCGTATTGATATATTTGACGCTTCTGTATTTGCTTGTGTAAGAAAATTAGAAGCATTAGATGATGAAAAGAAAATCAATAAATGGTTTTAAGGGGTGAGTATTATTTCTAGGAAGAACAAAAATAAGACGAAGGTAAGAAGCGAACCACAAACGCAAACAAGCACATTAGCGTATTGGTTACAACATGATGATATTTTATGCCCAACAGGGTATAAACCATTGGCAAAAAATGAAGAGGTAATACAATGTGCCAACATTATAGCAGACTTGGTTTCTAGCATGACCATAATGCTTATGCAAAATGGTGAAAATGGGGACACACGTTTAAAGAATGAACTGGCAAGAAAAATGGATGTTAATCCTAATAAGTTAATGGTGAGGAAGAACTTTATTTATAAGATTGTAAAGGACATGCTTTTGACAGGGAACAGTGTGGCAAGGCCATCTTATAAAGAGGGTTATTTAGACAACATCACACTGTTAAAAGCAAGTAGTATATCTTTTTACCAAGTAGGAGAAGAGTACAGAATCCTATATAATGCCACAAGCTTTGCACCAGATGAGGTATTGCACTTTGCATTGGTACCAAACGAGGATGAACCGTTTAGAGGAGAAGGTTATAAAAGTGCCATATTTGAAACGGTAAAGAATTTATTACAGGCAAATGCAACTAAGACAGGATTTTTAAAGAGCAAGTGGAAGCCTAGCATGATTATTAGTATTAATAGTGATATAGAGGATTTACAGGACAAAGAGAAGAGAAAGAGGATTGTAGGTAGTTATACAGATACAACAGAAGCAGGTGAGCCTTGGCTTATACCAACAGGTGAAATAGATGTAAAGACAATACAACCGCTTACTTTGAATGATCTGGCCATACAAGATAGTATTACGCTAGATAAGCGAACAATAGCAGCAGCTTTTCAAATACCTCCATTCATGGTAGGGGTAGGAACTTTTAATAAAGACGAGTACAACAACTTTGTAAGTACTAAGATTATGTCTATTGCAATGATATTGCAGCAGGAGTTAACTAGAAAACTACTCTATAGCAATGACAAGTATTTTAAATTCAACCCTAAATCATTAATGCAGTACAACCTTAGTGAAAAGACAGCATTTGTAAAGGAAATGGTTGGTGGGGGAATGATGAACCGTAATGAAGGTAGAAATGAGTTTGATTATTCACCAGTAGACAACGAGGGCATGAATGAGTTTAACGTGTTAGAGAATTACATACCAGTTTCGGATGTAGGTAAGCAAAAGAAACTTATAAAGGAGGGAAAAGAAGATGAGTAGAACGCAGATCCAAACAAGGAGCCTAAAAAGCGAACTTAAGACAAGAGCGGAGCCGACTAATGATGAAATGACAATAGAAGGTTATTTTGCTGTATGTGGTAAAGAAACAGAATTATGGCAAGGTGCTTATGAAGAAATTGCACAAGGGGCATTTGATAAAACCCTAGGCAATGATATTAGAGCATTAGTAAATCACGACACTACATTGGTACTAGGAAGAAACAAAGCCAATACACTTGAACTTAAAGCCGATAGTCATGGTCTTTGGGGGAGTATCAAAATTAATCCTAAAGATACAGATGCAGTTAACTTATATGAACGTGTTAAGCGTGGAGACGTAACAGCGTGTTCATTTGGATTTAACATTGTATCAGAACAAACGGAGTGGAGAGATGATGGAAGTGTTAAGTGGACAATTACAGAAGTAGATGTACATGAAGTAACTGTATGCACATTCCCTGCCTATGAGGACACAGCAGTACAAGCAAGGCAAAAGGATTATGAATCTCTTAAGGTAAGGGAACTGGAAGCTAAAAAAATGAAATTAAGGGAGGTTGCTAAGAAATGGCGCTCAAACAACTAATGTTAAGTAAAAAAATCGAAGCAAAAAGAACCGTATTAAATGAACTTCAAACAGAATTTACAGCACTTGAAAAACGTGAAACAGAGGCAATAGCAGCAATTGAAGAGGCTTCTACAGAAGAGGAAATGAAAACAGTAGAAGAAGAGGTTGAAGCAGTAGACAAGGCTAAAGAAGAACTTGAAGGGAAAAAGGAAGGCCTTGAAGAAGAGATTAGAGGACTAGAAGCAGAACTTGAAGAAATCAATAAAAAAGGTAGTGAAGAACCGGAGCAGGTAGAAGGGCAACAAAGAAAATTAGATCATGCCAAAGGAGTGGAAGTGAGAATGAGAAACACAGGATTTTTTAAAGGGATTTCAGCAGAGGCAAGAAGTGCATTTTTAAAGAATGATGAAGTAAAAGAGTTTTTGCAACGTGCAAGAGAGTTCAAGGGACAATCAAGAGCAGTATCTGGTGCAGAACTTAATATTCCAGATGTAGCGCTTGAATTATTAAGAGATAATCTACATAGATACAGCAAACTGATTGGTAAAGTAAAGCTTAGACCAGTAGCAGGTAAAGCGAGACAGAACATTGCAGGAACAATTCCAGAAGGTGTATGGATGGAAGCAGTAGGTGCACTTAATGAATTAACCATCAAGTTCAATCAAGTTGAAATGGATGGTTATAAAGTAGGTGGATTTATTCCAGTGCCAAATTCTACCCTAGAAGACAGTGATGTAAACTTGGCAAATGAAATTATGGATGCATTAGGACAAGCAATTGGGTATGCGATAGACAAAGCCATCATCTATGGAACTGGAACAAAGATGCCACTTGGTATTGCAACAAGACTTGCACAAACAGTAGCACCTTCGAACTGGGGAACACATGCACCAACTTGGATTAACTTAAGCACATCAAACATCTTAAAAATTGATGGAAGTACATTGAAAGGGGCAGATTTCTTTTCTGAATTAATCCTAAAGTTAGGAAAGGCAAAAGCAAACTATAGTGATGGTGCTAAGTTCTGGGTAATGAATTCAACAACTAAAGCTTCACTTATGGCAAAAGCAATTGCATTTAATGCAGCAGGAGCAATTGTATCAGCACAAAACAATACTATGCCAATTATTGGTGGAGAAATCATTGAACTTGAATTTATGAAAGATAATGATATTTGTGGTGGTTATGGTTCACTTTATACATTAGCAGAGAGAGCAGGAGCAAGCCTTGCAGTATCAGATCAAGTTAAGTTTATCGAAGACCAAACAGTATTCAAAGGAACAGCACGTTATGATGGAATGCCAGTTATTGGAGAAGGTTTCGTAATGGTTAACTTTAATAATGAGGCACCAACAACATCATTAACATTTGCAGAGGACGTTGCTAACAAAGTGGGGGAGTAGTAACCTACACCCAATCACAGCTAGAAGCTATGACTAAAGCACAACTTTTAGAAGTAGCTGCTAGTGAAGGGA
Coding sequences:
- a CDS encoding ParB/RepB/Spo0J family partition protein; amino-acid sequence: MAKFSISDLMNNKSKEQLNKEVYRHIKVKPQDMIPSEDNFYSMDSIEELAKSILLVGLQQPIVLAKVEESYKIISGHRRRKAILWLIEQGYSQFEEMESLYTEMSQSMLNLSLIIGNAFTRKMTDYDLLVQEQRLKEALIKAKEAGEIEIKGKLRDCIAELLGMSSTKVAQIEAINNNLAEEVKEEVMKGQVSFSSAYEMSKIEPEQQKEVLEKAKEIEATGKDIKQMVIEKREQQKKEEMDKEAEPTLRRTVGEEQIGQVIKVSESNTIKAPIQIVEFKVPDVLQQLLEMYHLIQEDEFIKILEIYQACNERMNENN
- a CDS encoding DUF4145 domain-containing protein; this translates as MKSTIKVTGVGNQVKDMTSNFYPNSVAKQFPDYIPEQIRNDYQEACAIVNLSPKASATLSRRCLQGMIRDFWKISKGSLYDEISELNGKIPADLWSALDGLRKLGNIGAHMEKDTSVIIDIDPSEAENLIVLIELLMKEWYINRHERDNLFSKILTTTAQKQAEKKGK
- a CDS encoding DNA cytosine methyltransferase; translated protein: MGLIVDNFAGGGGASTGIELATGRSPDIAINHDEAAILMHKTNHPSTKHYQESVWDIDIKKVTAGQQVDLAWFSPDCKHFSKAKGGKPLEKKIRGLAWIVLKWAGTVKPRVIILENVEEFQTWGPLKKGRPVKSKKGDTFNKWKKQLEDLGYQVQHRELKACDYGAPTSRKRFFLIARCDGQPIKWPEPTHSNKDSIEVQFGLKEPYKTAADIIDWSIPCNSIFERSKPLAENTLKRIAKGLEKFVFNNPEPFILSIGQTGFSSDRTRNIHEPINTIVSKAEACLVAPTLIQYHTETTKNGVRGQSLNEPINTLDASNRYGLVSAFISKAYAGESRSVASSIDDCVHTITARPCFSLVEVALGDVKDHSEEVQAFLDKYYGKAVFGDRKAHDEAFLIKYYGQGTGQDIKASLDTITSKDRFGLVTIKGEEYKIIDIGLRMLEPHELFAAQGFPSNYIIDHDYKGNVYPKTKQVARCGNAVPPPFSKALVEANCGWLCKSKDGKEAI
- a CDS encoding ASCH domain-containing protein, coding for MDGLIIKTPYIDWILKGEKTIELRGFNTRKRGKIALIESGTGCVVGTVEITNAFEIATKSQYEKLRLRHCVGAERKDIRYKRLWAWELEKPEMFEEPIPYEQQKGQQVWVKNALR
- a CDS encoding sigma-70 region 4 type 2 — encoded protein: MGEDAAALINKRLDEMEKKIIAVVKQELTKEKIEVKRYNKKLHNSKLLLRNYKRFQTHCTESQFTATQLIDSELIEMIKDADNIDDNNIYIESILRTKERTAIMLNHIKRVLDFYMYTAESSDQEPYRRRAKVIKYKYIDGKGNEEIAARLNIHTRTVDKDIDKAIAEISPLLFGIDGIKLE
- a CDS encoding HNH endonuclease gives rise to the protein MNRSEPKRYKTRRWQLKREKILRRDKYMCQLSKRYGKRVDATIVHHIYPIEEYPEYKWSDWNLISLCEAEHNKMHDRVTKKLTAAGEELMRRTIPPLKNN
- a CDS encoding P27 family phage terminase small subunit, yielding MAMTEDEKKIKKIVKKTIADLEEIAIYKPQFNSTIQLYAETKYQYDILMKQFYESGCKVTEEYTNKAGFTNVRKTAIYLALETLRRDIINHENILGLTPAGLRKINEAELKGKKKKSRLIEALKSIEQNTS
- a CDS encoding terminase large subunit: MSKTLHKNYEEVITYAKNVVTRKKIACKELVQACNRFFDDLENEKYDFNPRDAEFCIQIIECTFVHNKGESLDGKPLQGKHFLLEPWEKFIIYNLVGFFLKGTTIRRFKEAFIFIPRKNGKTSFIAALAWSLALLQRRAGSSIYITSAALDQSLQSWKFIHYNIKEMEEEDSFRILDNNQEHSISGEFEDGSLFIKALAANPDRQDSLNCNVGIADEIHAYKKAKQYNIIKEAMKAYTNKLMIGITTAGDNMASFCYNKLQYCLKILSKTITDESYFVFVCRAEQHENGDVDFTDPVQHEKANPNYGITIRPSDMMDEALQALNDPQQRKDFLAKSLNIYTSALKAYFNIDEFRESDKQYDWTIEELAKLPITWYGGADLSKLHDLTAAAIYGTYTVDGKDIDICISHAWFPVTQAHKKADEDAIPLFGWKDDGWLDMCNTPTVNYADIVNWFIKMKKMGFKIKQVGHDRKFCREYFILMKKKGFNIIDQPQYFYKKSEGFRHIEQKAKNKEFYYLHSQAYEYCVENVSAVEKTDDMIQYEKVMPTQRIDIFDASVFACVRKLEALDDEKKINKWF
- a CDS encoding phage portal protein — its product is MSIISRKNKNKTKVRSEPQTQTSTLAYWLQHDDILCPTGYKPLAKNEEVIQCANIIADLVSSMTIMLMQNGENGDTRLKNELARKMDVNPNKLMVRKNFIYKIVKDMLLTGNSVARPSYKEGYLDNITLLKASSISFYQVGEEYRILYNATSFAPDEVLHFALVPNEDEPFRGEGYKSAIFETVKNLLQANATKTGFLKSKWKPSMIISINSDIEDLQDKEKRKRIVGSYTDTTEAGEPWLIPTGEIDVKTIQPLTLNDLAIQDSITLDKRTIAAAFQIPPFMVGVGTFNKDEYNNFVSTKIMSIAMILQQELTRKLLYSNDKYFKFNPKSLMQYNLSEKTAFVKEMVGGGMMNRNEGRNEFDYSPVDNEGMNEFNVLENYIPVSDVGKQKKLIKEGKEDE
- a CDS encoding HK97 family phage prohead protease, which produces MSRTQIQTRSLKSELKTRAEPTNDEMTIEGYFAVCGKETELWQGAYEEIAQGAFDKTLGNDIRALVNHDTTLVLGRNKANTLELKADSHGLWGSIKINPKDTDAVNLYERVKRGDVTACSFGFNIVSEQTEWRDDGSVKWTITEVDVHEVTVCTFPAYEDTAVQARQKDYESLKVRELEAKKMKLREVAKKWRSNN